The Elephas maximus indicus isolate mEleMax1 chromosome 6, mEleMax1 primary haplotype, whole genome shotgun sequence genomic sequence ctttaggataaattcctagataCAGAATTACTAAATCAAAGTGTGTGTACATTTTAGATTTGGTAGATTACTGCCAAAGAGGTTGAATTAGTTTACATCCAagttaatatatttgaaaaagttCCCCTGGTGTTTGTGGAAAAATATATTCCCCCTAAAGCACTATTGCAGAGTAAGACTTGATTTGACTGTAATGAAACTTACATGTATACTTTCTTATTTTCACCTTAAAGCCTGTGCCTACGGCACTGGCTCAAGTGGATAGAGAAAAGATCTATCAGTGGATTAATGAGCTGTCCAGTCCTGAGACAAGGGAAAATGCTTTGCTGGAGCTAAGTAAGAAGCGAGAATCTGTTCCTGACCTTGCACCTATGCTGTGGCATTCGTTTGGTACTATTGCAGCACTTTTACAGGTGGGTGTGTATCGATGAGTACAGTGCAGTCCTGTTCATCACACTTTGTTAGTGTATCTTTCTTTGCCCAGATGATTTTGAGGACTTTAGGAGGATGATTCTTTAAACGTTAGCGTTCATAAGAACCTATTTTAGAAAAGTCTAAgatgcttgttaaaatgcagattctaggATTCCACCCAAGAGATTCAGTCGATTTTCTGGGTGGGCCCTAAagtctgtatttttaacaagtacCTCCCCTGCctcaagtgattctgatgcaggtggCCTAAGGACTGCCTTTTGAGAAACACAGCTTTAGGAGTACTGTAAGATGATTCTACGTGACGGGTGAAGAAGGTGGAAAATAAGGTGTAAAGATTGCAAGGTATATATCTGGGGAAAAAATGTTAAGGTGAAGATACGACAGATATAGCATTAAACATGAGTATATGTGTACATTAAAGAATAAATATCTGAAACTTGTTCCTAACCACAATATCATTGGTGGCAAAAAAATTGATGTGATACATCAGTTTTGAAATGATCATCCCTTCAAGTATTGCCCAAAATTCCTAATTAGATTAACTTTTCAAATCTGTTAAATAAATTCACATTCCATCCTTACTTCCTGTAGTCAAGAAACAAAAGTTTGTTATGGGGACATTTTCATGTAGAAGTTTTACAATTAAAATAATGGAATTTTTTAGCAGATTATCACCTTTTGGCAGCACATATAGTCACTGCTCTGTGTCCATATACTCATATACCCATGCTTTTATCTCCTCCTTTTTATAGTTGTTACCTAAACAAACTCAAACGTTTTTATGAGTCACTATGGTTGACCTACTAACAGTTTCTGGTCAGCTATTTCATCGGTGTAACTTCAAGCAGAATGCTGACAAAAGGaggaattataaaaatataaggaTCTCTCAAGCAAAAGCCTCAACGGATGTAGGATATAAGAAGTATAGGTGATCACAGTTGCTTCCGTAGAAATCTTCCTAGAGACATATGTAGAAATTGGCTAGTAAATCTCAATCAAGTATGTTTGGGATCAAAGGATGGGagctttatttgtttatttctgctcccTCTTTGAGGGTTCAggactgaatctttttttttttttttaatttttgcattaAATTTTGGGAATCAATTTACTAATAAGTTATTTCTTGTTCATCTGGTGCTGATTTCTGTTTTTTAGGAAATTGTAAATATTTATCCATCTATCAATCCACCCACCTTGACAGCACACCAGTCAAATAGAGTTTGCAATGCCCTTGCTTTACTGCAATGTGTGGCGTCACATCCAGAAACCAGGTAAATGCTTTGGTTGAGGCTTATATTGAATTTGGTCCTAAATTTTCTCTGAGTAATGAGGGCAGGGGTATGCAATgggatgtatgtatgtgtgcacacgtgtgtgtgtgtgtgtgatcgaGACTCCTGTTTACTTTTTACCCATTCATGGCAATGAACTTTAAGGGATCTGTGTTCACATCTCAGCAAAGgtaattatgtgccaggcatacaACTAATTCTCTTCTTAAACTCATGGTAGGCATCACTATGCCATATGTGAGGCACATAGTAGGAGTTCAGTAAATCTTTTAGTCCTGCACTTTTTCCCACTAAGCCCAGATCTGGTCTCAGAATCCTTAACAGAACATTCTAGATAGCTTCTATAATGGATGGCAATTGGCGTGTGAGTTAAAATGTTTTTGCCATCCTTCTGTAGCTGAAAAATTAAGTAAAGGGAAATCCTGTTCAAGAATCTGCTATGTGGCTCTTATGGCCTTAAGGCACTTAATAGTCATTTCATTAAAGGCTTTCCTCTCTCTGTAAAGTTTCTTTATAAAACCTGAGTGCGAGACTGACACTAGCCTTTCTGGGCTTTAGAGAAGTTACCAATAAAATTACTTTTAagtacttagaaaaatacaggagTACTTGTGTATTCAAAGTCTTGGATGTTGGTGcaactataaataataatatgaaGTAACAGATCAGATTCTATATTTGTTACCTGACATACAGCTGCAGATTGAAGTGAGTTTAGAGTACTTAGTATATTAGAAAGGACTAAAAGCAAGAGTGTGCATTTAAGCATAGCAGATAAACCTGATAAGGGCTGCTTTATTTTGTTGTCTTGGCTTATAAGGTTTTGTTTGACTGCACCTGTGAATATTATTTAGTCATGAACTAGGTGAGGCAGGGAATCTAGGAGAATCTTTTGATCAGTTAATAGCATTTTATGACCTGTTTTTTAAAATCTGCAGTTGGCTATTTTAAATTAATCCATTTTGAAGGTACTTGGTGCTGATACAGGGAAAATGACATATTCTCTTAACCATTGGCCTAAACCAGGGTTTTTCAACCTGGTTTGTCCACcttagcactattgacatttttgaCTAAATAACCCTTTGTTGTGGGCAAGCAGTAGGGGACTGACCGGTGCATGGCAGGACGTTTAACAACATGCTTGACTTCTACCCATTAGATGCCAATAGCACCCctcagctgtgacaaccaaaaatgtcttcagatatTGCCACATGTCCCCGGGGAAGCAAAattgcccccagttgagaaccactggtctgggCTAATGACCAGCAACATTTTTTCCTAAGGATTCTTTGTTCTGGCAATGTTATAGGCCTTACGGAATTAACCACCCAGGAATTTGAATGTTCAAGATCAGTAGAAATCAACTCTGAGCACTGAacatgattatttttttcttccaggtcAGCATTTCTCGCAGCACACATCCCCCTTTTTTTGTACCCCTTTTTGCACACTGTCAGCAAGACACGCCCTTTTGAGTATCTTCGGCTCACCAGCCTTGGAGTTATTGGTaagttgttagggttgttttctcTAGCCTGAAATCATCATTCATAATAGTAGTCTAGATTGGGTGCTTTACCTTGCCCTTCCAGCTTTTGTTCACCAATTGTTTAGTTTTGTCTTTGAGGTTGAGCTTATTTTCATTAATAAGTGAGAGTCAGGAATGTGATGGCTGTTATCAAGCATCATACTGAGTATTACTAATAAGGCTATGGAGATTAAATAAGCCTGTTTGTGATTACATTCAGCATATATGTAGAACTGTTTACTGAAAATTGTAGGGAGAGTAAAGATTAAGTACTTGATTCAATAAATAGAGACTGGTATTTCAGGAATAAGATTTTGAGTTTGGAATTTTTTATCTTTCTTGCTTCTAACTATTCTCCCACAACTACAGTGGTTTACCTTTTGCTGTTTTACCTAAATCTTTTTATGCTCTGGTTAATGTTTCTATATACATTTACTATGGAGGATGTGTCTAAAATACTTTTTACTTAAGAAAGTAATAAATCAGCCATTTCAGATCTCAGGCTCCTGGGTAGTAAAGAACTATCTTTGGATTTATGAAATGTAATACATCTAAaaggtttcttttttaaatcacccTTTTTCAGTGTCTCTTTCTCTTAGTTTTTGTTTAAGTACTGAACAAACAATAAGAATATTGATCATACAAACTTTATTTTGTTGGATTATTTTTTCTATGCTTAACTGGTGTTTATATCTCCATGATTATTAACCATAAAACAGGAAGTAAAATTTAAGTTTGGCATTTTTAAGACGTATTTCCAGAGacattttatttggtttttaagGACCAATCACCTTCTCATATACTCCAAATGAATGTTATTGTTTTTTGCATCTCCCTGCAAGTGGTATTCTAATTAGGAACTTTTCTAACATAAAGTTTTCTTCTTTGAAGCTATAAAAATTTCTCATGCAAAGTTTAAAACATCAACATGATTCCAgccaaaagaaaacatttatatCCTTAACTCTGATTCAATCAATCTACTtctgatttttttgactgctgcaaTAGGATGATGCATTTATGTAATGTTAGGATAAAGGTTAAGAAtagggtaatttaaaaaaaaaaaaaagacttggacAGCACGAAACCAGTTGTCTGCCCTTACGTATATTTTCAGAAACTCAGTTTCTCCAAGTCAGTTGAGAGAGCTAGCAGAAGGTGAATATTTGGGCCAAGAACATTTTGCCTACAGCTTAAGGGTTACCATACAAGTTtgaatataaatgaaataatacacaagaaaaattaaaaatatttgaaattgagtaaaagtgaaaacacaacatatcaaaatttgtgggatgcagctaaagctgagcttagagggaaatttatagcatacTTATATCAGAAAGGCCTCTAATCAATGGTCCAAGCATCCACCTTAAACTAGAAAAAGAACGAGTTAAaccaaagagaaggaaggaaataataaagagcagaaatgaGTGAAACTGAGAACTGAAAAGCAGGAgataaaatcaatgaaaccaaaagctgattctttgaaaaaatgaataaaatcaataaacctcTAATCAGACTGaccaacaaaaaaagaggagACACAAATTACAAATATCAGGGATTAAAGACGGCACATTATTATAGACTCTACATACATTAAAAGGGTAGTGAGGAATAATACTAGTAACTCTATTCCTGTAAATTtgacaaattaaataaaatggacaaattttttgaAAGATATGATCTGCCAGCATGCACTCAAGGAAAAGATAACGTGAGTAGTCTTATCTAGTAAATAAATGGCTTTTGTAGTTGAAGACTTTCTAACATAGAAAACTCTAGGCCCTGATGGCtgcactggtgaattctaccaaatttcttAAAAAGAGATAATATCAATTCTATGTTTCCAGAacataaaagagaaagaacactTCTCAATGCTTTTTGAGGCTACCACTACTCTGATAATATAACCAGacaaaaatattttgagaaaagGACACTATAGACCAGTACCTTCCTGAATATAAATAcagaaatccttaacaaaatgctAACAAATCAAATCCAGCAGTATCTAAAAAGGATCATTGTGATCAAATGGGGTTCATCCCAGTAATGCAAGACCATTTCAACTTTGAAATATCAGCTGATATGAACATATCAAgtgattaaagaagaaaaatcacatgctCATCTCTgtagatggaggaaaaaaaaaaaagccattcacAGAGTCCAGCatccgttcatgataaaaactttgaaCAAGCTAGGAatggggtggtggggtggggggaacttTTTCAGCCCAATAAAatgcatgtatttttttaaaaaacctatagCTAATATATAGTTACTGATGAAAGAAtggctgctctcctcctaaggctgagaacaaggcaaggatgtccatTCTCATCACTCCTTTTCAATATCATCTTGTATGTCATATCCTAGCCAGTGTGTTAAGAcaagagaaagaagtaaaagacatacaaattagaaaggaagaaataagactGTCTATTCACAGACAACTTGACTGACActcaaaatcccaaagaatctacaaaaaactactagaactaattaatgagtttagcaaggttgTAGAATACAAGGTCAGTATACAAAAAAAATGATCATATTTCTGTATATTAGCAGTAAACAATTAGgaattgaaaaaattttaaattaccgcTTATGATAGCACCAAAATACATGAACAAGTTGGGTAGAAATCTTAAAAAATTTGAGCAAGATCTGTAGCTGAAAAAACACTAATGAAAGGAATCAaaggagacctaaataaatacAGAGATACACCATGTTCACTGTTTGAAAGACTGAATATGAATGTCAATACTCCCCAAACTAATCCATAGATTCAAAGCAATTCTAACAAAATCCTACCACAATTTCTTGTTGAAATTGACAGGAATATATATGAaaaggcaaaggaactagaatatccaaacttttttttttttataaaagaacaATTATAGAAGATGTACACTACCTCATCTCCAGATCTACCGAAAACTGTAGTGGTAAAGATGGTGTAGTATTAGAGAAGGTACAGCCATGTAGATCAGTGGAACACAATGGGGACTCCAGAAATAGACCAATATATatgtggtcaattgatttttgacaggcGCACAGGTAATTTAGTAGAGAAAGGATTATCTTTCCAATAAATGATGATAGAACAATTggatatccttaaaaaaaaaaaaaaaagccacaatccagcctatacaaaaattaacttaaaatggattaTAGACTTACATGTAGAATCTAAATGAAATAGTAATAGAGATATGCTTTAGGCTGTATTAGTAAATTCTGGTACATATTGGTTGCTCTGGGGTTTAGATATATATAACATTTATGGATTGCCAGTTCTGATTTAAGCAAATGATATTCCTTTCTCCTAAGATAATTTAGTTATTACAGGTCCAGGTAACGAAGGCCTTTCATATAAAAGCTAGTGATGCATATATACAGAATGGAGAAGATATCATTGAACTGTATATGTCACCTGAACAGTGGTATTAATAGTCTAAAAACCCATAGAATAATAGGTTTGGAATGAATTTTAGAAATCATCTGTTCCAACTTTGATTTTATGAAGAAACAGAGACATACAAAGGGAAAGTAACTTTATCTAGCAAACTTAGGTAAACTAGTTGCAGAACCATGtaactgtgtttttcttttgggtatacCCTACAATCTTTGTGCGCTTTGAAGAAAGAGGCAGTTGAGTAACCAGAAAACAATGCATATTTATGCTCGTTGAGAAGTAGTATTCAGACTAGTGCCCTTTCTTTGCTACCTGGGAATATGCTTTAATAGTGATGTAGATTCTTCTCCCTTACTTGAAATTGGAAAGGAACATAATTGGTGAATAGACTGGTGATGTTATTTTAACAATGTCCAACAAGAGTGATAGAAAAATTATTTAGATGGCTAAACTGCCAGCTACGTAATGGACCAAATTTGGCATCTGATCAGTCAGcctatgcttttcttcttttttacgtATGAATCTGATTCCCTGACACACAACCACAGTTTGTGTCCTATGTTGTTTGAATTTCATAGCTAGTTGGGTAAACAAAATGAATTTTAAGTGAAAATCTTGactctaaaaataatttttgtccgTATTTTCTTCAGGGGCCTTGGTGAAAACAGATGAGCAAGAAGTAATCAACTTTTTATTGACTACAGAAATTATCCCTTTGTGTTTGCGCATTATGGAATCTGGAAGTGAACTTTCTAAAACCGTATGTGTTTTTAGCTTAATTGGATTCTACATTTTAGTGGCTCTTTAGCTGCTTCTCATTGTGGTTCCAGGATCATTTTCTTCCTGTCTTCAGGTTTTTTGAAgcttttatggtttttttttctttgaataaaaattgttataaaattatcattaaaaaacTCAGACCATTCAGAAGGGTATCAAGTTAAACATATTTCTTTCTTGTCTCTGAACCCATATCCCATACCACAAATCTGTTACTCCAGATGTTTTTTTACGCATGGTCAAATGTATATATACTTGAGCTTCTCCTTATTTTGTTCTTTAAACTTGAATGACAACGTGACTGGGTATAGAACTCTGTTGCGTAGCCCAGTTGTCTTCTCGTATTGAGTGCTGCAATGGAGAAATCTGAGGTCAggctcctttttcctttttgtagatGAACATACGTTTTTTGTTTGTAGATGTCTGTAAGCATCTTTCATTACTCTTGAAGTTCATTTGGTAATTCTGTGTCAGATTTTTTCTGGAAGAGCATACTGCCCATGTCtctatttgttaatttttatgttttcttctttcttttgtccTGACTGCTTGCTTCGGGGATGTCAGTTACGCATGTTTCTATCTTTCATATCTATCTTTTTTCTCTCTAATCACTTTTTATTTCATATCATGTGATTTTTCTCAAGGCTGCTTTTCCACATCACTGGCTGTTTTTTAGCAgtatctgacctctgcttctagTATGTGTTTAATCAcattgaattaatttttaattcaataaatacTGCTGAGTTGAATGTAAGCCATgtgtaatgatttttttaatttttattttgaataggCAATACATGAACAAGTAAAAAACTCAAATAGTACAAAAAGGTATACAAATAAAAGTAAGCTCCTCCTACTTCAGTCCGTAATTCCTATTCCCAGTGATAACCAGTGTAACCACTTTCTTGTACCCTTCCAGAAATACTCTATGCATGTATGTAGTGGTTGAATTTTATAGTTAGTTTTGTCTCTGCTGTCTCACTTCTCAGGGCTTTTCAGCTTTTCTTTGAGGTTCCTACCACCCTttgagttcttttaaaaaatttttttctttaaagttcatATTCTGTTTAATTTCCTTGAAAGTGTAGATAATTATTACGTTTTACCTCTAAGGGTATGTCTCTGCATAAGTTTCCATGTGGGAGTAGTTTgatatataattaatataaaattCCATGTGTTACCTCCACCACAGATTGTTGGTTAATATTCCATGGATAAGCTAATATTTGATGAAACGTAGTTTAGGAAATGTTGCCCCAGAGCCATCTACCACAAATTCAGGAATCTTTTCCTACCATTTGTTTCTACCCTCCCCTTTGGAAAAACAAGGGATTTGAGGAAACTACTTGCATCTAGTCTTACTTTCATAAAAGTAATTGGAAATCACCATTTAGATACATACTGAGGTACAGGTGATATAATTCAAACATTATAGCCTTTTCTAGCTCCTACAGTTACTGCAGAACAGGGCATAGTAAAACCTCATTGCGGTCCTCTTACAAATACCTTACCCACTAGATTATATCAGGAACTGGTCCATTGTTTCCATTTCACCATTGAAGAAGGAATGTTGGGAGATATTAAAGATGaggagaaaattattttaaatctcaCATCTGGAAAAGGTAGAGAAATTCTGAAAGAATAATTGGGAAAAATAGACACTAATATAGGCTGTGGATAAGTATTGAAGTATTTaaatagaagaagaaaatgttaaaattattTCATGGTAACCAGCTGTTTTCTGTCACCTCTGATGTCCTAACAATGCTCTTCGAGCCCTGAACATGAATGATTATAAATTCTAAGTTCATAAGTAGACGACCCAGGCCCAATTTTTATGACCATTTGAGGACCTGGTGCTCTTATACAGTGTTTTTGAGAATCAGAAGTCTTAaaaatttgtgtttctttttagtCCTTCTACTTCTAGAAATACTAGGGACGTAATTATGAATTGCATAAGTGTTTAGCTACAATAATGCTTATTGCTTTACTCTACATAATATTGAAATATTggaaatatacaaataaatagcAATACCTACCTaccccattgtcgttgagttgagtcaaactcatagtgactctgtaggacagagtagaactgccccatagggtttccaaggagcgattggtggatttgaacagccagccttttgggtagcagccatagctcttaaccactgctccacccggGCTCCAAATATAGTATAGATTCCATATATTTTCACGGATAGTCAAGATAAATTAAGTGCATATATAACAATATATAGACTATGATTAGATTTTTGTGTtgagaaaaaagactgaatttaTAGTGGTTATTTTGGGATAATAGGATTTAAATATCTCCATTTCctaattttttataataactagCTCAGTTATTACCTCTTCCAGGAATTCCTA encodes the following:
- the CNOT9 gene encoding CCR4-NOT transcription complex subunit 9 isoform X3 produces the protein MHSLATAAPVPTALAQVDREKIYQWINELSSPETRENALLELSKKRESVPDLAPMLWHSFGTIAALLQEIVNIYPSINPPTLTAHQSNRVCNALALLQCVASHPETRSAFLAAHIPLFLYPFLHTVSKTRPFEYLRLTSLGVIGALVKTDEQEVINFLLTTEIIPLCLRIMESGSELSKTVATFILQKILLDDTGLAYICQTYERFSHVAMILGKMVLQLSKEPSARLLKHVVRCYLRLSDNPRAREALRQCLPDQLKDTTFAQVLKDDTTTKRWLAQLVKNLQEGQVTDPRGIPLPPQ
- the CNOT9 gene encoding CCR4-NOT transcription complex subunit 9 isoform X2, which encodes MHSLATAAPVPTALAQVDREKIYQWINELSSPETRENALLELSKKRESVPDLAPMLWHSFGTIAALLQEIVNIYPSINPPTLTAHQSNRVCNALALLQCVASHPETRSAFLAAHIPLFLYPFLHTVSKTRPFEYLRLTSLGVIGALVKTDEQEVINFLLTTEIIPLCLRIMESGSELSKTVATFILQKILLDDTGLAYICQTYERFSHVAMILGKMVLQLSKEPSARLLKHVVRCYLRLSDNPRAREALRQCLPDQLKDTTFAQVLKDDTTTKRWLAQLVKNLQEGQEVGS
- the CNOT9 gene encoding CCR4-NOT transcription complex subunit 9 isoform X1, producing the protein MHSLATAAPVPTALAQVDREKIYQWINELSSPETRENALLELSKKRESVPDLAPMLWHSFGTIAALLQEIVNIYPSINPPTLTAHQSNRVCNALALLQCVASHPETRSAFLAAHIPLFLYPFLHTVSKTRPFEYLRLTSLGVIGALVKTDEQEVINFLLTTEIIPLCLRIMESGSELSKTVATFILQKILLDDTGLAYICQTYERFSHVAMILGKMVLQLSKEPSARLLKHVVRCYLRLSDNPRAREALRQCLPDQLKDTTFAQVLKDDTTTKRWLAQLVKNLQEGQLCLREPQQQML